A genome region from Populus alba chromosome 5, ASM523922v2, whole genome shotgun sequence includes the following:
- the LOC118061704 gene encoding aluminum-activated malate transporter 14 — protein MGSVVIPIPDGDQGFTHDLKQEKKFQVSLSPVISFVQKNRDAVRKAIHAIKVGIALVLVSLVYFVDTLYEKVGDDNAMWAIMTVVVIFEFHAGATLSKGLSRGIGTVLGGGLGYLAAVLGQQVGGIGNPFVVGVSVFIFGGAATYARLNPNIKKRYDYGVMIFILTFSLVSVSGLREENVIEIARERLVMIVLGFAICVCTSLFVFPMWASDELHDSMVSTFEGLASSIEGCIEEYFRLVNEKENQSVQPAASFRDCISVLNSKAKDESLVYFAKWEPWHGRFRLSHPWEKYQKIGEVLRELAAVILSLKGSLNSPEEPLQALRESIKEPCEAAGSSLAWTLRELGESIMKMRRCQPGAFIVPKLKLVRQELSQVMCPFKLGKLDNAEGFAVASFVFTLMGVVEKLEDLSKEVEELGELAGFLQG, from the exons ATGGGCTCGGTTGTTATCCCTATCCCCGATGGAGATCAGGGATTTACTCATGATCTCAAACAGGAAAAGAAATTCCAAGTTTCTCTAAGTCCTGTTATTTCTTTTGTCCAGAAAAATAGGGATGCCGTAAGAAAAGCTATTCACGCCATCAAAGTTGGAATTGCTCTGGTTTTGGTTTCTCTTGTCTACTTCGTTGACACTCTCTATGAGAAAGTTGGAGACGATAATGCGATGTGGGCTATAATGACTGTTGTGGTCATCTTTGAGTTCCATGCAG GAGCTACCCTTAGCAAGGGCTTGAGTCGTGGAATTGGGACTGTTTTAGGAGGCGGATTGGGATATTTAGCAGCCGTTTTAGGTCAGCAAGTTGGTGGTATCGGCAACCCTTTTGTCGTTGGTGTTTCTGTCTTTATTTTTG GTGGGGCAGCAACATACGCAAGACTGAATCCAAACATTAAGAAGAGATATGACTATGGAGTGATGATATTCATCCTCACATTCAGTCTAGTTTCAGTATCCGGTTTACGTGAAGAGAATGTCATCGAAATAGCCCGCGAACGTCTCGTGATGATTGTTTTGGGCTTCGCAATCTGTGTTTGCACAAGCTTGTTTGTGTTTCCCATGTGGGCTAGCGATGAGCTTCACGATTCTATGGTGTCCACATTTGAAGGCCTTGCAAGCTCCATAGAAG GATGCATAGAGGAGTATTTCAGATTAGTCAATGAAAAGGAAAACCAGTCAGTTCAGCCGGCGGCTAGTTTCAGGGACTGCATATCAGTGCTAAACTCCAAGGCAAAGGATGAATCCTTG GTATATTTTGCAAAATGGGAGCCGTGGCATGGCAGATTTAGGCTATCCCACCCTTGGGAGAAATACCAGAAGATTGGAGAGGTTCTTAGAGAATTGGCTGCGGTCATTCTTTCACTTAAGGGTTCTCTTAATTCTCCCGAAGAG CCATTGCAAGCTTTGAGAGAGTCAATAAAAGAGCCTTGTGAAGCAGCTGGGTCATCACTTGCTTGGACTCTGAGAGAGCTTGGAGAGAGCATCATGAAAATGAGAAGGTGCCAGCCAGGGGCTTTCATAGTACCCAAGTTAAAATTGGTGAGACAAGAGCTTAGTCAGGTCATGTGTCCCTTCAAATTAGGGAAACTTGATAATGCTGAGGGATTTGCAGTAGCAAGCTTTGTGTTCACACTAATGGGGGTGGTAGAGAAGCTGGAAGATTTATCCAAGGAGGTTGAAGAGCTTGGAGAACTTGCTGGTTTCCTTCAAGGCTAA
- the LOC118062292 gene encoding antifungal protein ginkbilobin-like protein produces the protein MGFPPKLALVFMGFFGLCVIATSVPDTNVTTVLCNSGVYSKGDPFGTSLAYVLAEIEAVIPTSKNYDYFNISPYPNAFAYGHGACNRNLTSSDCSTCLGAAKTAMFASCQSRIGARSVLHDCTIRYEQYPFSD, from the coding sequence ATGGGCTTTCCTCCAAAGCTGGCCCTGGTTTTCATGGGATTCTTTGGATTGTGCGTCATTGCTACAAGTGTTCCTGATACCAACGTGACAACTGTTCTCTGCAACTCAGGGGTGTACTCAAAGGGTGATCCTTTTGGTACTAGTCTAGCTTATGTCCTTGCAGAAATTGAGGCTGTAATCCCAACGAGCAAGAATTATGACTACTTCAACATCTCTCCTTATCCTAATGCTTTTGCCTATGGTCATGGTGCTTGTAATCGGAACCTCACCAGCTCCGACTGCTCAACATGTCTTGGTGCGGCTAAAACAGCCATGTTTGCGAGTTGTCAAAGCCGAATAGGGGCTCGTTCGGTGCTCCATGATTGTACGATTAGGTATGAGCAATACCCATTTTCTGATTAA
- the LOC118061705 gene encoding F-box protein At2g27310 → MAMSVGPVENEASLSSDLFYDILRRLDGPTLASAACACAAFCSISKEEKLWDNVCSSMWPSTNREDVRSLISSIGGFRKFYADCFPLIVNKEVTEYQWNDYLEYPEEWTEAEYYGDVDEFESVAPSDFVSIVDIRYKDKTICSKVLWGIPNANEFNGWFYNCPFRIDLLTYAARDDDNEGKVFLSVSDGLPPILSMEKERKDGKLWMELRDGLRLSWIVVNKKIKQAANLASWSPLGGQRHWPTDKDFVIRFGSVLSAKDILPCQVVECILIMKFRVIHTEGEGVQTTLKLTELSMQLEDMEGAHVNGRNSLLILKEALSCRRSKNHSEVLESCHLYSKAQSELREEKMKIESRLDRLCIVTGIAAFLTFWYYIL, encoded by the coding sequence ATGGCTATGTCGGTTGGACCGGTTGAGAATGAAGCATCGTTAAGTAGTGATCTCTTCTATGATATATTGAGGCGTCTTGATGGCCCCACATTGGCCAGTGCAGCTTGTGCTTGTGCTGCGTTCTGTTCCATttcaaaagaagagaaattgtGGGATAATGTTTGTTCTTCTATGTGGCCTTCCACGAACAGGGAAGATGTTAGAAGTTTAATATCGTCAATTGGTGGATTCAGAAAGTTTTATGCAGACTGTTTTCCGCTTATTGTTAACAAGGAAGTAACTGAGTATCAATGGAACGATTACTTAGAGTACCCTGAAGAATGGACCGAGGCTGAATACTATGGTgatgtagatgaatttgagagTGTTGCACCGTCGGATTTTGTGTCCATTGTTGATATCAGGTACAAGGATAAAACAATCTGTTCGAAAGTACTGTGGGGCATCCCTAATGCCAATGAGTTCAATGGTTGGTTTTACAACTGTCCATTTCGTATTGATCTTCTTACCTATGCAGCTAGGGATGATGATAATGAAGGGAAAGTTTTCCTTTCGGTTTCTGATGGTCTGCCCCCAATTTTATCTatggagaaagaaaggaaggatGGAAAACTATGGATGGAGCTTCGTGATGGGCTTCGACTTAGTTGGATTgttgttaacaaaaaaatcaagcaagctGCCAATCTTGCTAGCTGGAGCCCTCTCGGTGGGCAAAGGCATTGGCCTACAGACAAGGATTTTGTGATACGCTTTGGATCTGTACTTTCTGCGAAAGACATTCTTCCATGTCAAGTAGTAGAATGCATCCTTATCATGAAGTTTAGAGTGATCCACACTGAAGGAGAGGGCGTTCAGACAACTCTCAAATTAACAGAGCTGAGCATGCAGTTGGAAGACATGGAAGGCGCTCATGTCAATGGAAGAAATAGTTTGCTTATTCTCAAGGAAGCATTGAGCTGCCGCAGGAGCAAAAACCACAGTGAAGTTCTCGAGTCTTGTCATTTGTACTCAAAAGCGCAGAGCGAGTTAAGAGAGGAGAAGATGAAAATCGAAAGCAGGTTAGATAGGCTTTGTATCGTAACTGGCATTGCTGCTTTCCTCACATTCTGGTACTACATTTTGTGA